In Aequorivita sp. H23M31, a single window of DNA contains:
- a CDS encoding NAD(P)/FAD-dependent oxidoreductase, whose amino-acid sequence MDVRSNEPYSLIVNSLESSYPSLKESISSEILIIGAGITGALIAYQLLEEGKKIVMVDKRDVCNGSTAASTSILQYEIDVPLHELINQIGLTPAVSSYQNCEKSIKDLKKIVNKIKSDCGFKYQNSIYFSSTKKDVDFLKKEFEARKEHGFEVKWLEKDDLEKLGLKGYGAIDSTSGARMDVYKFTNDLLSYLSNKGVKIYDRTTIENIKQKENKIKGKTNDGFIIDVDAIVHCSGYESTNTVKKDIVKLKSTFALVSEAYEVMPNAFQNTLYWNTDSPYLYFRSTSDGRIMMGGGDRDFRNPKLRDALLPKKEKELVKAFKKCFPKIPFVADYSWAGTFGETKDGLPYFGKEDPQSNEHYILGFGGNGITFSVMGMEAIVHSLNNTPHPYLEYYKFNR is encoded by the coding sequence ATGGATGTACGTTCAAACGAGCCTTATTCGCTTATAGTAAATTCCCTCGAAAGTAGTTATCCCTCACTCAAAGAATCCATATCCTCCGAGATTCTTATAATTGGCGCAGGCATAACCGGAGCTCTGATTGCTTACCAACTATTGGAGGAGGGGAAAAAAATCGTGATGGTAGACAAGCGCGATGTTTGTAACGGAAGCACCGCAGCAAGCACCTCTATTCTTCAATATGAAATAGATGTACCTTTACATGAATTAATAAATCAAATTGGTCTTACCCCAGCAGTTTCCAGCTATCAGAATTGCGAGAAATCAATTAAGGACCTCAAAAAAATTGTAAACAAAATTAAAAGTGACTGTGGATTCAAATATCAGAACAGTATATATTTTTCATCAACAAAAAAAGATGTGGATTTTTTGAAAAAAGAATTTGAAGCTAGAAAGGAACATGGATTTGAGGTGAAATGGCTTGAAAAAGACGATTTGGAAAAATTGGGGTTAAAGGGGTACGGTGCAATTGATTCTACTTCCGGAGCACGGATGGATGTCTATAAATTCACAAATGATCTCCTATCATATTTAAGTAATAAAGGAGTAAAAATTTATGATCGCACTACGATTGAAAATATTAAGCAAAAGGAAAATAAAATAAAAGGAAAAACCAACGACGGGTTTATCATCGATGTAGATGCTATTGTCCATTGTTCCGGATACGAAAGTACAAATACAGTTAAGAAGGATATTGTAAAATTAAAGAGCACCTTCGCCTTGGTATCCGAAGCTTATGAAGTTATGCCGAATGCTTTCCAGAATACGCTCTACTGGAATACAGATTCTCCTTATTTATATTTCCGGAGTACAAGTGATGGGCGAATTATGATGGGAGGTGGCGATCGTGATTTTAGAAATCCGAAATTGCGTGATGCCCTTCTTCCGAAAAAAGAAAAAGAATTAGTGAAGGCTTTTAAAAAATGCTTCCCCAAAATTCCTTTCGTAGCGGATTATTCCTGGGCGGGAACTTTTGGTGAAACCAAGGATGGCTTACCGTATTTTGGTAAAGAAGATCCTCAGAGTAACGAACATTATATTCTTGGCTTTGGTGGAAATGGAATTACTTTTAGTGTAATGGGAATGGAGGCAATAGTTCATTCCTTAAACAACACTCCCCACCCTTATCTCGAATATTACAAATTCAACCGTTAA
- a CDS encoding universal stress protein has protein sequence MKTIIVPIDFSNYSEYALNVAAILAKKHNAEILAIHMLELATVHAYGTETQADHMEKALFYTKLAEKKFNEFLQRDYLEGVSVTPIIRHFKVFSELGEVASDNQADLIVMGSRGASGMKEFFVGSNTEKVVRNSEIPVLVIKDKPVHWDLKKVVFAIDFSDDYTPSFLNATKLLDSIATEVQLLYVNLPGDGFKNTDEMEAGVENFLQQAEGNLNRLKDVHYISDKSAEKGILKYAHKVNADMIAIATHGRTGLARFFEGSISEDLTNKADFPILTFRLE, from the coding sequence ATGAAAACCATCATTGTACCTATAGACTTTTCCAATTATTCTGAATATGCTTTAAACGTTGCGGCAATTCTGGCCAAAAAACACAACGCCGAAATTTTGGCAATTCATATGCTCGAGCTCGCTACCGTACACGCCTACGGAACCGAAACCCAGGCCGATCATATGGAGAAAGCTTTGTTTTATACCAAATTGGCGGAAAAGAAATTTAATGAGTTTTTGCAAAGGGATTATCTTGAAGGAGTTTCTGTAACCCCCATTATCCGTCACTTTAAAGTATTTAGCGAACTTGGAGAAGTGGCGAGTGACAACCAGGCAGATCTTATTGTAATGGGCTCACGAGGTGCCAGTGGGATGAAAGAGTTTTTTGTTGGATCCAACACTGAAAAGGTGGTTCGTAATTCTGAAATCCCCGTTTTGGTTATCAAAGATAAACCCGTTCACTGGGATTTGAAAAAGGTAGTTTTTGCAATTGACTTTTCAGATGATTACACTCCTTCATTTCTAAATGCCACTAAATTGCTAGACTCTATTGCGACAGAGGTTCAATTGCTTTATGTAAATCTTCCCGGAGATGGTTTTAAGAACACAGATGAAATGGAGGCGGGAGTGGAAAACTTCCTTCAACAAGCAGAGGGTAATTTAAATAGGCTGAAAGATGTACATTATATATCTGATAAATCCGCTGAAAAAGGTATTCTAAAATATGCCCACAAAGTAAATGCAGATATGATTGCTATTGCTACGCACGGTAGGACCGGATTGGCTCGATTCTTTGAGGGTAGCATTTCTGAAGATTTGACGAATAAGGCCGATTTTCCCATATTGACTTTCCGTTTGGAATAA
- a CDS encoding tetratricopeptide repeat protein — protein sequence MKKDFISSTLKNLCRPENIILICAFFFSHQSFAQKQSRIDSLQTIFQSETNDSLKVIHEITLSKEIHRHKHNIDLEYKHAQSAADRALKIKDTLLYARALDNLGLLYRYHEHYDEALTLHAKAFELIRERDVKPLYKMIFANNAGVAGRYNHNYDKAFNFYLQALQIAETENDLKNIAISSNGIGNTLSNIPGRENEIMFYFERALEAEKARNNSLGMAMNYLSISGYYMDIGDYQTARKYLDDLLAINTERNDLFGLAITYEFRGISYLKEEIDLDKAVSYFKKSVDQFKALNNEHKEAALLVHLGDTYLKKGELNRAENFYQQSLNLSKKLGSFGLISSNASKLSSLSEKKGDARSALEYYKLSHVYRDSINLNEQAVQIEALKRKYDLESKENHIQLLEKDKDLQQAVLNSQKEQLQRKQIVNILLGIGLLAILIIFVLQFRNYRTRKITSAKINLAEKEKMQTIYERNLAQAEILVTRLRVNPHFLFNSLNAINYLIQSGQNDKAVQYLEIFSHYTRMVLDTSNQQLIPLEDELELSEHYLLLEENRFENNFSFSIVSEDVEDIDSILIPPLLLQPFLENAIWHGLLTSPREEKILEVRVVHKEDLTQVIIEDNGAGRNNKPKRTSIKTHKSMGVQIINERIDLYNKTHSGQISYDIVDKKDENGNSLGTQIILNLKDTADHFPFYKGSPMADNLKAI from the coding sequence TTGAAAAAAGATTTTATCTCCTCAACCTTAAAAAACTTATGCAGGCCAGAAAATATCATTCTGATTTGTGCCTTCTTTTTTTCCCATCAGTCTTTCGCCCAAAAGCAATCACGAATAGATAGTCTTCAAACGATTTTTCAGTCAGAAACCAACGATTCCCTTAAGGTAATTCACGAAATTACTCTGTCAAAGGAGATCCATCGGCACAAGCATAACATCGACCTTGAATATAAACACGCCCAAAGCGCGGCGGACCGGGCTCTAAAAATTAAGGACACCCTTTTATATGCCAGAGCACTTGATAATCTGGGATTACTTTATCGATATCACGAACACTATGATGAAGCGCTAACGCTACACGCAAAAGCCTTTGAACTGATAAGGGAAAGAGATGTAAAGCCACTATATAAGATGATCTTCGCCAATAATGCAGGGGTAGCCGGACGATATAACCATAACTACGACAAAGCCTTCAATTTTTATCTTCAAGCTTTACAAATTGCCGAAACCGAGAACGATCTTAAAAACATCGCTATTTCCAGCAATGGTATAGGGAACACCTTAAGTAATATTCCGGGTCGGGAAAATGAAATCATGTTCTATTTTGAACGTGCTCTTGAGGCAGAAAAAGCTAGAAATAATAGCTTGGGTATGGCCATGAATTATCTGTCTATAAGCGGATATTATATGGATATTGGAGATTATCAGACAGCGCGAAAATATTTAGATGATCTATTGGCAATCAATACAGAGAGAAATGATTTGTTTGGTTTGGCTATTACTTATGAATTTAGAGGAATTTCTTATCTAAAGGAAGAAATCGATCTCGACAAGGCCGTTTCCTATTTCAAAAAATCTGTAGATCAATTCAAAGCCCTCAATAATGAACACAAGGAAGCGGCCTTATTGGTGCATTTGGGAGACACATATTTGAAAAAGGGCGAATTGAATAGAGCTGAGAATTTTTATCAGCAATCATTGAATCTCTCCAAAAAATTGGGCTCTTTTGGTTTAATAAGTTCAAATGCCTCCAAGCTTTCCTCATTGTCTGAGAAAAAAGGGGATGCAAGATCTGCTTTGGAATATTACAAATTATCCCATGTTTATAGGGACAGCATTAATTTAAATGAACAAGCCGTACAAATTGAAGCTTTAAAAAGGAAATATGATTTGGAAAGTAAGGAGAACCATATTCAACTATTAGAAAAGGATAAGGATCTTCAACAAGCGGTTTTAAATAGTCAGAAAGAACAACTACAGAGAAAGCAAATAGTCAATATACTTCTCGGAATTGGCTTGTTGGCTATCTTGATAATTTTTGTTTTACAATTCAGAAATTACAGAACGCGAAAAATTACCAGTGCGAAAATAAATCTTGCAGAGAAAGAAAAAATGCAGACTATTTATGAGCGTAACTTGGCTCAAGCCGAAATTTTGGTAACGCGTCTCCGGGTAAATCCACATTTTTTATTTAACAGTCTTAATGCCATAAATTACCTAATTCAGAGTGGACAGAATGATAAGGCCGTTCAATATCTGGAAATTTTTAGCCATTACACTCGCATGGTTTTGGATACTTCCAACCAACAACTTATCCCACTTGAGGATGAATTGGAACTATCTGAACATTATCTTTTATTGGAGGAAAACCGTTTTGAAAACAACTTTTCTTTTTCCATTGTTTCCGAAGATGTTGAAGATATAGATTCTATTTTAATTCCGCCGCTGTTATTACAGCCATTTCTTGAAAATGCGATATGGCATGGATTACTAACTAGTCCTAGGGAGGAAAAAATTTTGGAGGTAAGAGTGGTACATAAGGAAGATCTAACTCAAGTCATTATTGAGGACAACGGAGCGGGCCGAAATAATAAGCCAAAAAGAACTTCGATTAAAACGCACAAGAGCATGGGAGTGCAAATTATAAATGAACGTATCGATCTTTATAATAAAACCCATTCGGGACAAATAAGTTATGATATCGTCGACAAAAAAGATGAGAACGGGAATTCCTTAGGCACCCAGATAATTTTGAATTTAAAAGACACGGCAGATCATTTTCCTTTCTATAAGGGTAGCCCAATGGCGGACAATTTGAAAGCGATTTAG
- a CDS encoding M28 family metallopeptidase, whose translation MKIFLYLFLSSLILGCNSTKESVGEPKSNLDYANTITVENLKKQLYVYAGDEMEGRMTGTEGQHRAAEYIRDFYIDHKIPSAFGGDNYFQKIPASYFKGRTNNQPSENVLAYIKGSEKPDELIVISAHLDHVGMDKDGNIFNGADDDSSGTVALMEMAQAFQQAVKDGNGPKRSILFLHVTGEEIGLFGSAYYVEHPVFPLKNTVCNLNIDMIGRIDPDKKDNPNYLYLIGSSMLSQELHDVSEQVNDKYIHLDLDYKFDDPDDPNRFYYRSDHYNFAKNNIPVIFYFNGVHEDYHKMTDTPDKIEYDLMAKRTKLIFLTAWELANRDNRIMVDKK comes from the coding sequence ATGAAAATATTTCTGTACTTATTTCTTTCCTCTTTAATCTTAGGATGTAATTCTACAAAAGAGAGTGTTGGAGAGCCGAAATCAAACCTTGATTACGCAAACACTATAACCGTCGAAAATCTTAAGAAGCAATTATATGTATATGCGGGTGACGAAATGGAAGGCCGAATGACGGGCACTGAGGGCCAACATAGGGCCGCGGAATATATACGGGATTTTTATATAGACCACAAAATTCCATCAGCTTTTGGTGGAGACAATTATTTTCAAAAAATCCCGGCTAGTTATTTTAAAGGGCGCACCAATAATCAGCCTTCCGAAAATGTATTGGCTTATATTAAAGGTTCCGAAAAGCCGGATGAGCTAATTGTTATTTCGGCGCATTTAGATCACGTTGGAATGGACAAGGATGGAAATATTTTTAATGGGGCAGATGACGACAGTAGTGGAACAGTGGCCCTAATGGAAATGGCTCAAGCTTTTCAACAGGCGGTGAAAGATGGCAATGGCCCCAAGCGTTCCATTTTATTTCTGCATGTAACGGGAGAAGAGATTGGTTTATTTGGGTCCGCTTATTATGTTGAACATCCAGTTTTTCCATTAAAAAATACCGTTTGCAATCTTAATATTGATATGATTGGCAGGATAGATCCTGATAAAAAGGACAATCCAAATTATCTCTACCTCATAGGAAGCAGTATGCTCAGCCAAGAGCTACACGATGTTTCAGAACAGGTAAATGATAAATATATCCATTTGGATCTGGATTATAAATTTGATGATCCAGACGATCCAAATCGATTTTATTATAGAAGTGACCATTATAATTTTGCCAAGAACAATATTCCGGTTATTTTTTATTTTAACGGAGTTCATGAGGATTATCACAAAATGACCGACACACCCGATAAGATTGAATATGATTTAATGGCAAAGCGGACAAAGCTCATTTTTCTTACTGCATGGGAATTGGCCAATCGCGACAATCGAATTATGGTTGATAAAAAATAG
- a CDS encoding trans-sulfuration enzyme family protein has product MNEKNLGVNTICTHVGEVEDKQFKGAISPLYMSTSYAYEDVEIKRYPRYFNTPNQEALCKKIAKLEKCENALIFGSGMAAISTTLLAFLHTGDHVVLPQTLYGGTFNLVVEEFHKFGIEYSFAKGFSEDDFSELIQENTKMLFVESPSNPLMRITDLKMISNLAKSHGIISVIDNTFASPINQTPADFGIDIMIHSATKYMGGHSDICAGAVAGSDDHIKTIWNLAKNLGGSLSDYTIWLLERSMKTMGIRVRAHNENANKIAEWLEQHPLVEKVYYPGLRNHPEHELAKKQMLGFTGMLSFEIKESYDVRIFLKSLTLIKPSMSLAGVESTILSPAKTSHGLLTPEERKRQNISDGLLRFSVGIEDANDIISDLEQGLETLLKEIKNEN; this is encoded by the coding sequence ATGAATGAAAAAAATCTTGGAGTCAATACAATCTGTACGCACGTTGGTGAAGTCGAGGATAAGCAATTTAAAGGAGCTATTTCACCCTTGTATATGTCCACTAGCTATGCTTATGAGGATGTGGAAATAAAACGCTATCCGCGCTATTTTAATACGCCAAACCAAGAAGCACTCTGTAAGAAAATTGCAAAACTTGAAAAATGTGAGAATGCCTTGATTTTTGGAAGCGGTATGGCGGCAATAAGTACTACTCTTCTTGCTTTTCTACATACCGGAGACCACGTTGTACTTCCGCAAACGCTATACGGAGGAACCTTTAATTTAGTTGTAGAAGAATTTCACAAATTCGGAATTGAATACTCTTTTGCAAAGGGATTTTCCGAAGATGATTTTTCTGAGCTAATCCAGGAAAACACAAAGATGCTTTTTGTGGAAAGTCCTTCCAATCCACTAATGCGAATTACGGATCTAAAAATGATCTCCAATTTGGCTAAAAGCCACGGTATTATCTCAGTTATCGATAATACTTTTGCTTCTCCCATTAACCAAACTCCTGCAGATTTCGGCATAGACATTATGATACACAGTGCCACAAAATATATGGGCGGACATAGCGATATCTGTGCGGGCGCGGTCGCTGGGAGCGATGATCATATAAAAACAATCTGGAATTTAGCAAAAAACCTCGGTGGAAGCCTTAGCGATTATACAATATGGCTATTGGAACGCAGTATGAAAACTATGGGAATTCGCGTTAGAGCACACAACGAAAACGCAAATAAAATTGCCGAATGGTTGGAGCAACATCCTTTAGTGGAAAAGGTTTATTATCCTGGATTAAGGAACCATCCAGAGCATGAACTGGCAAAAAAACAGATGCTCGGATTTACGGGAATGCTATCCTTTGAAATCAAGGAATCTTATGACGTTAGAATATTCTTAAAATCTCTAACACTGATAAAACCATCTATGAGTTTGGCCGGAGTGGAATCCACCATTTTATCGCCAGCAAAAACTTCGCATGGATTGTTAACACCCGAGGAAAGAAAAAGACAAAATATTAGTGATGGACTATTGCGTTTTTCTGTGGGAATCGAAGATGCTAACGATATTATTTCAGATTTGGAGCAAGGTTTAGAAACTCTTTTAAAAGAAATAAAAAATGAAAATTGA
- a CDS encoding SIR2 family NAD-dependent protein deacylase: protein MKIVVLTGAGVSAESGIKTFRDSGGLWEGHDVMEVASPEGFARNPEVVLEFYNERRRQLLKVQPNAAHKSLAELEKYHEVTIITQNVDNLHEKAGSTNVIHLHGELMKVRCIEDENLILEWENDLNLGDLSKNNHQLRPHIVWFGEMVPMIEVAAEVVEKADAIIIVGTSMQVYPAAGLVQYAKDNIPIYFVDPKPSISETRNITVFAEKASTGVPKVVQILAQKE from the coding sequence TTGAAAATAGTAGTTCTCACCGGTGCAGGCGTTAGTGCGGAAAGCGGAATAAAAACCTTTAGGGACAGCGGCGGCCTCTGGGAAGGACATGATGTTATGGAAGTGGCCTCACCAGAAGGATTTGCCCGAAATCCAGAAGTTGTATTGGAGTTTTATAACGAGAGGAGAAGACAGCTTTTAAAAGTTCAACCTAATGCGGCTCACAAATCACTAGCTGAATTAGAAAAATATCACGAGGTGACAATCATAACCCAAAATGTGGATAATCTTCATGAAAAAGCAGGAAGTACGAATGTAATCCATCTCCACGGAGAGTTGATGAAAGTTCGGTGTATAGAGGATGAGAATCTAATTTTGGAATGGGAGAATGATTTAAATCTGGGCGATCTATCTAAAAATAATCACCAACTCCGTCCGCATATAGTATGGTTTGGAGAAATGGTACCTATGATAGAAGTTGCGGCAGAAGTTGTGGAAAAAGCAGATGCAATAATTATCGTCGGAACCTCAATGCAAGTGTATCCGGCGGCTGGTTTGGTGCAATATGCTAAAGACAATATTCCCATATACTTTGTAGATCCTAAACCGTCGATTTCGGAAACCAGAAATATCACCGTTTTTGCGGAGAAGGCATCCACAGGTGTTCCGAAAGTAGTTCAAATTCTAGCTCAAAAGGAATAA
- a CDS encoding MBL fold metallo-hydrolase, which produces MKIEQIYTGCLSQGAYYIESNGEAAIIDPLRETKPYLDRAREDNAKIKYIFETHFHADFVSGHLSLAQETGAHIVYGPHANPSFDSILAVDGEVFKLGDITITAIHTPGHTMESTTYLLKDKDGKDYAIFSGDTLFLGDVGRPDLAQKANELTQEDLAGILFDSLRNKIMILADDVIVYPAHGAGSACGKNMMKETVDTLGNQKRLNYALRADMTREEFIKEVTDGLAPPPLYFPMNVKMNREGYTNFNEVLTEGTRPLEPEAFERIANETGAIVLDVRNQIEFIDGHIPRSIFIGLDGTFAPWVGALLADVEQKILLVVPPGRQEEAVTRLSRVGFDRTLGYLEGGIEAWKESGREIDKLESIDAETLKEMLDKDIPVFDVRNDGEYINGNISCASHVPLGSLNNYVGSFPKGNKCYLYCAGGYRSVIAASILKSRGIHNVVNIAGGFAAIKNAGIPVGV; this is translated from the coding sequence ATGAAGATTGAGCAAATTTACACGGGTTGTCTTTCCCAAGGCGCTTATTATATCGAGAGTAATGGGGAAGCCGCTATTATTGATCCTCTGCGTGAAACAAAACCATATTTGGACCGTGCAAGAGAAGACAATGCCAAAATAAAGTACATTTTTGAAACACATTTTCATGCCGATTTTGTGAGCGGCCATCTTTCACTTGCGCAGGAAACAGGGGCTCATATTGTTTATGGTCCGCATGCAAATCCATCCTTTGATTCCATTTTGGCAGTGGATGGGGAAGTTTTTAAACTTGGGGATATTACCATTACGGCAATCCATACTCCCGGCCATACTATGGAAAGTACAACTTATCTTTTAAAGGATAAGGATGGTAAGGACTATGCTATTTTTAGTGGGGACACTTTATTCCTAGGGGATGTTGGAAGACCCGACCTTGCACAAAAAGCAAATGAGTTGACACAGGAAGATTTGGCAGGAATTCTTTTTGATAGTCTTCGAAATAAAATTATGATTCTCGCCGATGACGTAATCGTTTATCCTGCGCACGGCGCTGGTTCGGCTTGCGGTAAAAATATGATGAAGGAAACTGTGGATACCTTAGGCAACCAAAAAAGATTAAATTATGCCCTTCGTGCAGATATGACGCGGGAAGAATTTATAAAAGAAGTTACCGACGGTTTGGCCCCGCCTCCACTCTATTTTCCGATGAACGTAAAAATGAACCGTGAGGGCTATACTAATTTTAATGAAGTTCTTACGGAAGGAACAAGACCATTGGAACCAGAAGCTTTTGAAAGAATTGCCAACGAAACTGGTGCGATTGTCCTGGATGTAAGAAACCAGATTGAATTTATAGATGGTCATATTCCGCGCTCTATTTTTATAGGATTGGATGGCACATTCGCTCCCTGGGTAGGTGCTCTTTTGGCAGATGTAGAACAAAAAATATTATTGGTTGTTCCTCCAGGAAGACAGGAAGAAGCCGTAACCCGTTTGTCGCGTGTAGGATTTGATAGAACGTTAGGGTATTTGGAAGGTGGAATTGAGGCCTGGAAAGAATCCGGACGGGAAATAGATAAATTGGAATCCATAGACGCCGAAACTCTCAAAGAAATGCTGGATAAAGATATTCCCGTGTTCGATGTCCGCAATGATGGAGAGTATATAAATGGAAATATTTCCTGTGCTTCGCATGTTCCTTTGGGAAGTTTGAATAACTACGTGGGAAGCTTCCCTAAAGGGAATAAATGCTATTTATATTGTGCCGGCGGATACCGCTCTGTAATTGCCGCATCAATTTTAAAAAGTAGGGGAATCCATAATGTAGTGAACATTGCCGGAGGATTTGCGGCAATCAAAAATGCAGGTATTCCTGTTGGAGTTTAA
- a CDS encoding ferritin-like domain-containing protein, translating to MKTTKENVEQEIHEEIVNNLQDLLEKNYDAEKGFTKAMKDAKSPSLKNFLMKQAAQRSRFTTELTQELRNLNEEPKESGSFTGDLHRAWIDIKSSLAGNDDEAVLEECIRGEKSSADEYEEKLKKYSFPPKISQVLQKQSGEIHQTLSRVKRLEDLADME from the coding sequence ATGAAAACCACAAAAGAAAATGTTGAACAAGAAATTCATGAGGAGATAGTAAATAATCTCCAGGATTTATTAGAAAAGAACTATGACGCCGAGAAAGGTTTTACAAAAGCAATGAAAGACGCGAAAAGTCCCAGCTTAAAAAACTTCCTAATGAAACAAGCTGCCCAGCGCAGTCGGTTTACGACTGAACTCACTCAAGAATTGCGAAATCTTAATGAAGAGCCCAAAGAGAGTGGAAGTTTCACTGGAGATCTTCACAGAGCTTGGATAGATATTAAAAGTTCTCTTGCAGGAAATGACGATGAGGCAGTTTTGGAAGAGTGCATAAGAGGCGAAAAGTCCAGTGCAGATGAATACGAAGAAAAACTAAAAAAATATAGTTTTCCTCCCAAGATTTCACAGGTACTTCAAAAACAATCAGGTGAAATCCATCAGACTCTTTCACGAGTTAAGAGATTGGAAGATCTTGCTGATATGGAATAA
- the bshB1 gene encoding bacillithiol biosynthesis deacetylase BshB1 — translation MKIDILAIGAHPDDVELGCAATLAKEIYNGKKVGILDLTRGELGTRGTPEIREVEAKNAAAILGAKFRHNLEFSDGFVVNNAAAQLEIMKIIRKYQPDIVLCNAIDDRHIDHGMASKLASDACFLSGLEKIETILDGNHQKAWRPKHVYHYIQWKNIEPDFVVDVTDFLDKKLEAVFAFKSQFHQRNADEPETPITSTNFRDSITYRAQDLGRLIGVEYAEGFTTERYVAVSSLFDLI, via the coding sequence ATGAAAATTGATATACTCGCCATTGGAGCCCATCCCGATGATGTTGAACTAGGTTGTGCGGCAACCCTTGCCAAGGAAATATATAATGGAAAAAAAGTTGGAATTTTAGATTTAACTCGAGGGGAATTAGGTACACGGGGCACACCTGAAATAAGGGAGGTTGAGGCGAAGAATGCCGCAGCAATTCTCGGAGCCAAATTCAGGCATAATTTGGAATTTTCCGACGGGTTTGTAGTAAACAATGCCGCCGCACAATTGGAAATAATGAAAATCATTCGGAAGTACCAACCAGATATTGTGCTCTGCAATGCGATTGACGACCGGCACATAGATCATGGAATGGCCAGCAAACTAGCAAGTGATGCCTGCTTTTTAAGCGGTTTGGAAAAAATTGAAACTATTTTGGACGGAAACCATCAAAAGGCTTGGCGACCAAAGCATGTTTACCATTATATCCAATGGAAAAATATTGAACCCGACTTTGTAGTTGACGTAACAGATTTTCTCGATAAAAAACTGGAAGCAGTATTCGCGTTTAAAAGTCAATTTCATCAAAGGAATGCTGATGAGCCTGAAACCCCTATTACCTCCACTAATTTTCGCGATAGCATCACGTATCGGGCACAGGATTTGGGAAGATTGATTGGGGTGGAATATGCAGAAGGATTCACCACCGAACGGTATGTTGCGGTTAGTTCCTTGTTTGATTTAATTTAA